A section of the Roseivirga sp. BDSF3-8 genome encodes:
- a CDS encoding fibronectin type III domain-containing protein, with translation MMKGRPVLRLWTKVWVCMVLCLLGVFGQAAAQSAVQASLQIFPPNSVYLSHYGQPGSLQVQLLLRDLSEASYPIQLRWTIEGPGIRLSTRQGYQGNIITLQGGMPRLLSAPELASGLSADALDFSGYDRGQFTQSGGQLPEGFYRFTVQAYDFRRPDVPLSAPATTTAWLVLADPPLLNLPACHSQLTWQTGQPLLFQWTPMHRGSGLSGIAYEFTLVEVRGGLPPDEAMRTLSPLYQTVTRQTSLTYGLELPPLQEGLTYAWRVRAQVNESGPQLTGSPEETFKNQGYSRVCAFVPGTPVADLPPLSDLTAEALSHVHARFSFAGYHRDNRRRQATTYRLQYRPTHQSDWPWRSVDITDTVYIARELAPGTPYEVKAGVVRNGIASQWSQVTPFTTQAPPEQACYDDEGPLPEITNREPLPNALVGDQIAVGKFTMRLQEVRGGDGVFSGRGTIYVPWMGLTLPVQFDRIAINTDYRMTDGLVHALSKPLDEWREGIEEFWEDRQQLADTTITVSGYLEAVTLKEPAEGNSEATTDSRTYVVTLASGETLEIQQPPGQSVAVIDSQGRTIVIDEEGRIGPILEPEADTPVLATGDRISQPVYFTAYEGQRYGFDTQLHEVYSAHYESLPVTNRSEGTDTYPIAWKALATGQTDRVTLQGDTTGLKLLTQSGQHVPILEKTDDEHYTLLLTGQGDKEESYLQAIRTNAEDSTDVLSGQLNTVSYAPEHLTLKVVPVNGAGYMKPGRGKDILKALKETYGPAVVNWTVTYEKAFTADYDTDGDGALDDGSTGMLSNYTPEMKKLIRRYEQAHKTADGTYYLFLVHTPKSAIDEDGTDNAKAGFMPYKRQFGFIFTSRIGNPDHFDKTIAHELGHGAFRLQHTFVETPALEEWATKNLMDYTFFGTELHKHQWDLIHNPRPVWGLLTGDEEVAMTTDDEKYQKILQEIRCAYLIGETTYSSDMLGKLDNDRSYLDEEEVEVGAVVIKDIDMYYTGRSLSTELPTSIEPTYVETTLSGYYQHKLGDLYINTAERSPELLEYLKPAESEVKGQLREVMAGIDLDGQDISGRSFDQLWAIANCETRFLSKEDRIKLVRLIMIEEPVLNENYENLILDILHTTPEHDAAYVYREITKNEGNLLNKLMNGIDNIGGEEDNYDRLGTEVYRLFLNGYDKLVTRQDITDSLTMPATVDGAICPYIASVERKGNFSFTITGQHKTGISRQGHGAYIDRGQMGGVQATYYYRLRVCGRP, from the coding sequence ATGATGAAAGGGAGGCCGGTTCTACGGCTGTGGACGAAGGTATGGGTGTGTATGGTGCTCTGCCTGTTGGGCGTGTTTGGGCAAGCCGCTGCCCAGTCCGCCGTGCAGGCCAGCCTGCAAATCTTTCCGCCCAACAGCGTCTACCTGAGCCACTACGGCCAGCCCGGCAGCCTGCAGGTGCAGCTCCTGCTGCGCGACCTCAGCGAGGCCAGCTACCCCATACAACTCCGCTGGACCATCGAAGGCCCCGGCATACGGCTCAGCACGCGACAGGGCTACCAGGGCAACATCATCACCCTGCAGGGCGGCATGCCCCGCCTGCTCTCCGCCCCCGAGCTCGCTAGCGGACTCTCTGCCGACGCACTAGACTTCAGCGGCTACGACCGCGGGCAATTTACCCAGAGCGGCGGCCAGCTCCCCGAAGGCTTCTACCGCTTCACCGTACAGGCCTACGACTTCCGCCGGCCCGACGTCCCCCTTTCTGCTCCCGCTACTACCACCGCCTGGCTCGTTCTTGCCGACCCGCCCCTGCTCAACCTGCCCGCCTGCCACAGCCAGCTCACCTGGCAGACCGGCCAGCCTTTGCTCTTCCAGTGGACCCCCATGCACCGGGGTAGCGGCCTTAGCGGCATCGCCTATGAGTTCACCCTGGTAGAAGTGCGCGGCGGCCTGCCGCCCGACGAAGCCATGCGTACCCTGTCACCCCTCTACCAGACCGTCACCCGCCAGACCAGCCTCACCTACGGCCTCGAGCTACCGCCCCTGCAGGAGGGCCTCACCTACGCCTGGCGCGTGCGTGCGCAGGTAAATGAAAGCGGCCCTCAGCTTACCGGTTCCCCCGAAGAGACCTTCAAAAACCAGGGTTACAGCCGGGTCTGCGCCTTTGTGCCCGGTACCCCCGTGGCCGATCTGCCTCCCCTCAGCGACCTTACTGCCGAGGCCCTCAGTCACGTCCACGCCAGGTTCTCCTTTGCGGGTTACCACAGAGACAACCGCCGCCGCCAGGCCACCACCTACCGGCTGCAGTACCGCCCCACCCACCAGTCCGACTGGCCCTGGCGCAGCGTCGATATCACCGACACCGTCTACATCGCCCGGGAGCTTGCTCCCGGCACCCCCTACGAAGTAAAGGCCGGCGTGGTGCGCAACGGTATCGCCAGCCAATGGAGCCAGGTCACCCCCTTTACCACCCAGGCCCCGCCTGAGCAAGCCTGCTATGACGATGAAGGCCCCCTGCCCGAAATCACCAACCGGGAACCTCTGCCCAATGCCCTGGTCGGTGACCAGATCGCCGTGGGCAAGTTCACCATGCGCCTGCAGGAAGTCCGCGGGGGTGACGGGGTGTTCAGCGGAAGAGGCACCATCTACGTCCCCTGGATGGGCCTCACCCTTCCCGTACAGTTCGACCGCATCGCCATCAACACCGACTACCGGATGACCGACGGGCTCGTCCATGCCCTCAGCAAGCCCCTTGATGAGTGGCGGGAAGGCATAGAAGAATTTTGGGAAGACCGGCAACAGCTGGCCGATACCACCATCACCGTCTCCGGCTACCTTGAAGCCGTCACCCTGAAAGAACCGGCAGAAGGGAATAGCGAAGCGACCACCGACTCACGCACCTACGTGGTCACCCTCGCCAGCGGGGAGACCCTCGAGATCCAGCAGCCCCCCGGCCAGAGTGTGGCCGTGATTGACAGCCAGGGCCGTACCATCGTGATCGATGAGGAAGGCCGCATAGGCCCCATCCTCGAGCCCGAGGCAGACACGCCTGTACTCGCCACTGGCGACCGCATCAGCCAGCCCGTCTACTTCACCGCCTACGAAGGCCAGCGCTACGGCTTTGATACCCAATTGCATGAGGTCTACTCCGCACACTATGAAAGCCTGCCCGTAACCAACAGAAGTGAAGGAACAGACACCTACCCCATCGCCTGGAAAGCCCTGGCCACCGGTCAGACCGACAGAGTCACCCTACAGGGCGATACCACCGGCCTGAAGCTGCTCACCCAATCTGGTCAGCACGTACCCATCCTCGAAAAGACCGATGATGAGCACTATACCCTGCTGCTCACCGGCCAGGGCGATAAAGAAGAAAGCTACCTGCAGGCCATACGCACCAATGCTGAAGATAGCACCGACGTACTCAGCGGCCAGCTCAATACGGTAAGCTACGCTCCCGAGCACCTCACCCTGAAGGTAGTGCCCGTCAACGGGGCGGGCTACATGAAGCCCGGCCGTGGGAAAGACATCCTCAAGGCCCTGAAGGAAACCTACGGCCCTGCCGTAGTCAACTGGACCGTCACTTACGAGAAAGCCTTTACCGCCGACTACGACACTGACGGAGACGGCGCTTTGGACGACGGGAGTACCGGCATGCTCTCCAACTACACCCCTGAGATGAAGAAGCTCATCAGGCGCTATGAGCAGGCACATAAGACAGCAGACGGCACCTACTACCTCTTCCTGGTCCATACCCCCAAAAGCGCCATAGACGAAGACGGAACGGACAACGCCAAAGCCGGCTTTATGCCCTACAAGCGGCAGTTCGGCTTTATCTTCACCTCCCGCATCGGTAACCCCGACCACTTCGACAAGACCATCGCCCACGAGCTGGGCCATGGCGCCTTCCGCCTCCAGCACACCTTCGTGGAGACTCCCGCCCTGGAGGAGTGGGCCACCAAAAACCTGATGGACTACACCTTTTTCGGTACCGAGCTGCACAAACACCAGTGGGACCTCATCCACAACCCCCGCCCGGTATGGGGGCTGCTGACCGGGGATGAGGAGGTGGCGATGACTACCGATGATGAGAAATACCAAAAAATCCTTCAGGAAATAAGGTGTGCCTACCTGATAGGCGAGACTACCTACAGCTCGGACATGCTGGGCAAATTAGACAATGACAGATCTTACCTTGATGAAGAGGAAGTAGAGGTTGGCGCTGTAGTCATCAAAGATATTGACATGTACTACACAGGCCGAAGCCTTTCCACCGAACTGCCCACTTCTATTGAGCCCACCTATGTGGAGACCACATTGTCAGGGTATTATCAGCATAAGTTAGGCGACCTGTACATCAATACAGCAGAAAGAAGCCCTGAGCTGCTGGAGTATTTAAAACCTGCAGAAAGCGAAGTCAAAGGACAGCTAAGAGAAGTGATGGCCGGTATAGACCTGGACGGCCAAGACATCTCCGGCAGGTCGTTTGACCAGCTTTGGGCCATAGCCAACTGCGAGACCCGGTTTCTTAGTAAAGAAGACCGGATAAAGCTGGTCAGACTGATCATGATCGAGGAGCCTGTCCTGAATGAAAACTATGAAAACCTGATTCTGGACATCCTGCACACCACCCCCGAACATGATGCGGCATATGTGTACCGGGAGATAACGAAAAACGAGGGTAACCTTCTGAATAAGCTTATGAACGGCATTGATAACATAGGCGGTGAAGAGGATAACTATGACAGGCTAGGGACCGAGGTCTATCGGCTATTCCTGAATGGATATGACAAATTGGTCACCCGTCAGGATATAACCGACAGCCTAACCATGCCGGCAACAGTTGATGGTGCTATTTGCCCTTATATCGCCAGCGTAGAGCGTAAAGGCAACTTTTCCTTCACCATTACCGGGCAGCACAAAACCGGGATAAGCAGACAGGGACATGGTGCCTACATCGACAGAGGCCAGATGGGCGGTGTGCAGGCAACATATTACTACCGATTGCGGGTATGTGGAAGACCCTAA